A single region of the Manihot esculenta cultivar AM560-2 chromosome 12, M.esculenta_v8, whole genome shotgun sequence genome encodes:
- the LOC110628652 gene encoding putative E3 ubiquitin-protein ligase RING1a isoform X1, with translation MPAQKRSLPDYPDNDEEDAPSSPLQNGHRYTKQSRLDPPPFSDPELHQQQELEEEEEDDDAPPKPEEGEEEDEVEGDADEEQEEQVEEKQPAEYSEESQSSSSEEEKPDCRFVFVELPDIRKDVQCPICLGIIKKTRTVMECLHRFCRECIDKSMRLGNNECPACRTHCASRRSLRDDPNYDALIAALYPDIDKYEEEELAFHEEERTRNKKIQASIAQIFQRQSDALVRRRPIGRETTSPFMARSQRNHRAIPSRRRQNGQGTEFQVCEDIEEENDDNGGKDSSSNEDRSAEVRQQRRKRRLGLRPSHPSSSASNLEGGSIENDLEATKENKGISLGLVWNTEMLAWGRGGTRSHTRHGNASGCNNKNSRSTRLSKLVEYLKSLEEKDDELDVHFVLISVDKESFMSLKQPYLCCRTNLSVKHLCEYVALKKSLEAGEVEIFLVKGQHKPIDYISSLRPPISVDELQSLEGQETLAHLKANRDHLILAFRRKETI, from the exons ATGCCTGCTCAGAAGAGGTCTCTGCCTGATTATCCCGACAACGATGAGGAAGATGCTCCCTCTTCTCCTCTTCAAAACGGCCATCGATATACCAAACAATCTCGCCTTGACCCACCTCCTTTTTCTGACCCCGAACTCCACCAACAACAAGAactagaggaagaagaagaagatgatgatgcaCCCCCCAAGccagaagaaggagaagaagaagacgaagTAGAAGGAGACGCAGACGAGGAACAAGAAGAGCAAGtcgaagagaaacaaccagcaGAAT ATTCAGAAGAAAGCCAATCTTCCAGCTCCGAAGAAGAAAAACCCGA TTGCAGATTTGTCTTTGTGGAGCTGCCAGACATCCGTAAAGATGTGCAATGCCCAATTTGTTTAG GTATCATAAAGAAAACACGAACTGTGATGGAATGTCTGCACCGTTTTTGCAGGGAGTGCATTGACAAATCAATGCGACTCGG GAATAATGAGTGCCCTGCATGTCGCACACACTGTGCAAGTCGACGCTCTCTGAGGGATGATCCAAATTATGATGCCTTAATTGCTGCTTTATATCCAGACATTGATAAGTATGAGGAGGAG GAATTGGCTTTTCATGAGGAGGAAAGAACGCGGAACAAGAAG ATCCAAGCTTCAATTGCCCAGATATTTCAACGACAATCTGACGCACTAGTTAGGAGACGCCCAATCGGTAGAGAAACAACTAGTCCATTCATGGCAAGGTCACAGCGCAATCATCGGGCAATTCCTTCAAGGAGACGGCAAAATGGCCAAGGTACTGAATTTCAGGTATGTGAAGACATTGAGGAAGAAAATGATGATAATGGAGGCAAGGATTCATCATCCAATGAAGATCGCTCCGCAGAAGTAAGGCAGCAGAGGCGCAAGAGACGGCTAGGACTTAGGCCTTCTCATCCTTCTTCATCAGCTTCAAATCTAGAAGGTGGATCCATTGAAAATGATTTAGAAGCCAccaaagagaacaaaggaatatCTCTTGGGCTTGTTTGGAATACAGAAATGCTTGCCTGGGGTAGGGGTGGTACTCGAAGTCATACACGTCATGGTAATGCTAGTGGTTGCAACAACAAGAACTCCCGAAGCACTCGGTTATCCAAGCTGGTAGAATATCTCAAGAGCTTAGAGGAAAAAGATGATGAG TTGGATGTTCACTTCGTGCTTATTTCTGTGGACAAGGAAAGTTTTATGAGTTTGAAACAGCCCTACCTATGTTGTCGTACCAATTTATCAGTCAAACACCTATGTGAA TATGTTGCTCTCAAAAAATCTTTGGAAGCTGGAGAAgttgaaatatttttagttaaagGGCAGCACAAGCCCATTGACTACATATCCTCTCTGCGTCCACCAATTTCAGTGGATGAGCTGCAAAGTTTGGAAGGCCAGGAAACTTTAGCTCATCTTAAAGCCAATAGAGATCATTTG ATTCTAGCTTTCCGGCGCAAGGAGACTATTTAG
- the LOC110628652 gene encoding putative E3 ubiquitin-protein ligase RING1a isoform X2, which produces MPAQKRSLPDYPDNDEEDAPSSPLQNGHRYTKQSRLDPPPFSDPELHQQQELEEEEEDDDAPPKPEEGEEEDEVEGDADEEQEEQVEEKQPAEYSEESQSSSSEEEKPEFVFVELPDIRKDVQCPICLGIIKKTRTVMECLHRFCRECIDKSMRLGNNECPACRTHCASRRSLRDDPNYDALIAALYPDIDKYEEEELAFHEEERTRNKKIQASIAQIFQRQSDALVRRRPIGRETTSPFMARSQRNHRAIPSRRRQNGQGTEFQVCEDIEEENDDNGGKDSSSNEDRSAEVRQQRRKRRLGLRPSHPSSSASNLEGGSIENDLEATKENKGISLGLVWNTEMLAWGRGGTRSHTRHGNASGCNNKNSRSTRLSKLVEYLKSLEEKDDELDVHFVLISVDKESFMSLKQPYLCCRTNLSVKHLCEYVALKKSLEAGEVEIFLVKGQHKPIDYISSLRPPISVDELQSLEGQETLAHLKANRDHLILAFRRKETI; this is translated from the exons ATGCCTGCTCAGAAGAGGTCTCTGCCTGATTATCCCGACAACGATGAGGAAGATGCTCCCTCTTCTCCTCTTCAAAACGGCCATCGATATACCAAACAATCTCGCCTTGACCCACCTCCTTTTTCTGACCCCGAACTCCACCAACAACAAGAactagaggaagaagaagaagatgatgatgcaCCCCCCAAGccagaagaaggagaagaagaagacgaagTAGAAGGAGACGCAGACGAGGAACAAGAAGAGCAAGtcgaagagaaacaaccagcaGAAT ATTCAGAAGAAAGCCAATCTTCCAGCTCCGAAGAAGAAAAACCCGA ATTTGTCTTTGTGGAGCTGCCAGACATCCGTAAAGATGTGCAATGCCCAATTTGTTTAG GTATCATAAAGAAAACACGAACTGTGATGGAATGTCTGCACCGTTTTTGCAGGGAGTGCATTGACAAATCAATGCGACTCGG GAATAATGAGTGCCCTGCATGTCGCACACACTGTGCAAGTCGACGCTCTCTGAGGGATGATCCAAATTATGATGCCTTAATTGCTGCTTTATATCCAGACATTGATAAGTATGAGGAGGAG GAATTGGCTTTTCATGAGGAGGAAAGAACGCGGAACAAGAAG ATCCAAGCTTCAATTGCCCAGATATTTCAACGACAATCTGACGCACTAGTTAGGAGACGCCCAATCGGTAGAGAAACAACTAGTCCATTCATGGCAAGGTCACAGCGCAATCATCGGGCAATTCCTTCAAGGAGACGGCAAAATGGCCAAGGTACTGAATTTCAGGTATGTGAAGACATTGAGGAAGAAAATGATGATAATGGAGGCAAGGATTCATCATCCAATGAAGATCGCTCCGCAGAAGTAAGGCAGCAGAGGCGCAAGAGACGGCTAGGACTTAGGCCTTCTCATCCTTCTTCATCAGCTTCAAATCTAGAAGGTGGATCCATTGAAAATGATTTAGAAGCCAccaaagagaacaaaggaatatCTCTTGGGCTTGTTTGGAATACAGAAATGCTTGCCTGGGGTAGGGGTGGTACTCGAAGTCATACACGTCATGGTAATGCTAGTGGTTGCAACAACAAGAACTCCCGAAGCACTCGGTTATCCAAGCTGGTAGAATATCTCAAGAGCTTAGAGGAAAAAGATGATGAG TTGGATGTTCACTTCGTGCTTATTTCTGTGGACAAGGAAAGTTTTATGAGTTTGAAACAGCCCTACCTATGTTGTCGTACCAATTTATCAGTCAAACACCTATGTGAA TATGTTGCTCTCAAAAAATCTTTGGAAGCTGGAGAAgttgaaatatttttagttaaagGGCAGCACAAGCCCATTGACTACATATCCTCTCTGCGTCCACCAATTTCAGTGGATGAGCTGCAAAGTTTGGAAGGCCAGGAAACTTTAGCTCATCTTAAAGCCAATAGAGATCATTTG ATTCTAGCTTTCCGGCGCAAGGAGACTATTTAG